The sequence below is a genomic window from Brettanomyces bruxellensis chromosome 9, complete sequence.
CGTCCGGCCGATCGGCGATAAACTGGTACAACCAGCAGCACAAGGACGACGAGGCATCCTGCGAGGCAAACAAGAATGTGAACACGGCCTCGGATATCTCCTTGTTGGAGAAAAGCTTGATTTTACGGCCACTTGTGCCGTTTTGCGACTCCAACATGCTCAAAACCCAGTTGTCCATCACGCAGTTTGGCTTGCCACCACCAGCCATGCGGTCCTTGGCCATCTGAGCGCATCCAGCAAACACATTCATCGTCTCGTCGGCAATCTTGCGGCCGTACCAAGTTTTGGTGTATGGAAGTATGATAGGGAAGTTGACTAACTCCAAGGCGGCAGTCACGCGGTAGTAGTTCACAGCCACCTCCTGGATCTGGTCCTCGGTGATGTAGTCGCCGCAGAAGGTCTTCAAAGAGATTGCGCACATGTACTCGCGGAATTTTAGGAAGTACTGCACGTATCCACCTTTACTCATATCCACAAACTCCTGAATGTACCTGTCCATGaccttctcctcctccgGGATGTACACCTCCAAGGCCTTCTTCGAGAACAAGGGGTTGAGCCCCTTCCGGTAGTCCGTGTGGGCCTTTCCATCGAGGAAAACCCAGTTTGTAGGCCTCAAAATCTTTCTGGCCACGTCAACAACACACGGATGCACAAAAGATGGCGACTGCAACACTTTGCGCGCGAGGTCACGTGTCGACGCGATCACCACGAACTTGTGGAAGATCGAGACACACGAAAGTGGGCCTGACTTCCACTTGTCCATGTACTCTTCGAATTTTGGATTCATACTTTGGAAAAACGGTCCTGCAAAGGGAAGAAACTTGAACCTCGGCCCGGCAATCGACCCCTTCCTAATCTGGTACATCACCTGGTCGTACGTGATTGCCAAGATCAGCAACGTGAAGAAGATCTGCCATCCTGTTACCTGGCTCCATATCTGCTCGATGCTCGTTAGTGCACCTTTGAAATCTGCCTGCTTTATACTTTCCACAAACTGCGACAACATGATGTTGGCACTCTGTGTTACATTCTGGGCGAGTTCGCCCGTTTTAATTGCGTTCATTTCCGCGCCTTGGGCTTTTGAGGTTGGCAatagggaaaaaaatgaaagttagttaaaagagaaaggtGGACCCTTAAAGGGTGCTAAATTTGTAgggccaaaaaaaaacgggaGGAGACGGAAACACAGAGAAAATCAAATCTGGCAGGTGACTAAACGAGCAGACAAACTGGTACGAGCTGCATGAATGCGGGATAGAGGAGGgaggaaaaattaaataaaggtaaaaaagatgagaaaaaattgGAGGTAgaaaagggagaaaaaatgatgatgagagGGAGAGAGGTAGAATAAAGGTAGAAAATGTGTagaatgagaaaaaaggttataaaggtaaaaaaaaaaaaaaaagggaaaaagtagaaaaaagatagaatAATTGTAGAAGAAATGTAGAATAAaggtaaaataaaattaaatgataGCcaggaaaaattaaatgcTATGAGAAgctaaaaaatttgatgaaagcCTAGGAAAAATTAATGAGGGGCTGAAAGCTAAAAAatgttaaaaaaatttatgtcTTCTAAACGACAAATTCCGAAAGGCGCTAAGGAAAAATCACCAAAATGCTTCTGAGAACAATGCTCGGTTGGCAGATGAGATTTTTTCCGTCACTTTTTCGGTCTGTTTGTCCGTGGTTCCGCGAGGTGCCGAACGAGGAGTCTTAGTAATATTAATAATACGCGGCTAAGCATGCTTAATAGAGCATAGATAATTAAATGGATATATAGAGGCTTAACTCTGGATGTGCATCCGGGATATATAGGGGTAGATGGGGCATAAAGCAGAAGGGTAAGATGGATAAGAATAGGTGGATAAATGGATAAATGGATAAGAATAGGTGGATAAATGGATAAGAATAAGTGGATAAGTGGATAAGAATAGGTGGATAAGAATAAGTGGATAAGAATAAATGGACAGGATGGATAAGAATAAGTGGACAAGATTTGATGGAATGGATGTAAGCAGATACTAGTAGTAGGCATAGGTACTAATGTTGTAGTGAGGCAACTATTAAGGAGAGAAGCCACAATAAAGCATTCAAGCAATTAGGAAAGTATTGAGTATTGAAGTGTTGCATCTTCCTGTAATCAGGCATTCTTTGCTCAAATCAGCATCCTTCTTGCATCTAGCTTTATTTCCCCTAGCTGAGTTCCTCGTGCTGGCTTCTTAGCATCCTCTATTAACGCAGTCTTTTCTTAGCCTGACTTCAACACCTTTCTTAACTCTTTCCATCATTGGCTACTTAGTCACTCTCACTCCTTCCTTTATTATATCAGCTTTCTGATTCTTTCTTAACTCAGTCCTTTCAGTCCTTTCACTGTTTTCCTCGCTTCCTTCATGAGCTGCTCCCTTAACTGGTTTATGTATTAGCTTTCATCCCACCATCACGCAACACTCATCTTCTCACCATCAAGACTCGTCCGGCACCAAACAAGACCCACCAGGACAGTGACCACGTACTCAAGCATATAAGTGTACGATTTCTCGTGCACGATGCTTAGCAGCTTGTCACTCAGGTAGTTGGCAATGGCAGTACGCCGGAGAACAAACTCAAAGATGAAGACTGCAGAGAGAAGAGCGAGGGTTGCAGCCAGGCGGATTGCAACGGTTTTGTCGCGGACATGGAGGCAGGTGTGGATGCCGTAAGCGGAAAAAACAGCAAAGGCAGCAACGATTTCGCCGAAGACGAGGTTCGAAAGCAGGTCCGCGCGGCCACCGACGATGGAGAAGATGTCTGATGATTCTAAGTCGTACACGACGAGCTGGAGGCACAAGAGGGCGCAGAAAAGCCTGACTGCGAGCAGTGCACGGCGGAATGTGGGCATATCGGCCTGGCGGGCGGCCCGGGGCACTCCCAGCGGCATATACCGGGTCGAGGGTGCGTGCATGTCGAAATAGACGCCGGCCGTGAGCAAAATGAGGTTGTACGCGAGCCAGACGGTGACCAGGGTGTTGCAAACGAGCGAAACGAGACGCAAAAGCGACCGCGTGAAGCCAAACGAGTAGCCGTGGCGGTTCATGTACGAAAACTTGACAACTGCCGCCAGGAAGAGCACAGCTCGGGCTGCCGTGTAAAG
It includes:
- the ERG5 gene encoding RNA polymerase C-22 sterol desaturase; its protein translation is MNAIKTGELAQNVTQSANIMLSQFVESIKQADFKGALTSIEQIWSQVTGWQIFFTLLILAITYDQVMYQIRKGSIAGPRFKFLPFAGPFFQSMNPKFEEYMDKWKSGPLSCVSIFHKFVVIASTRDLARKVLQSPSFVHPCVVDVARKILRPTNWVFLDGKAHTDYRKGLNPLFSKKALEVYIPEEEKVMDRYIQEFVDMSKGGYVQYFLKFREYMCAISLKTFCGDYITEDQIQEVAVNYYRVTAALELVNFPIILPYTKTWYGRKIADETMNVFAGCAQMAKDRMAGGGKPNCVMDNWVLSMLESQNGTSGRKIKLFSNKEISEAVFTFLFASQDASSSLCCWLYQFIADRPDVMHKIREEQLRVRDGDASKPLSLDLIDKMTYTNMCVREALRLRPPVLMVPYMAKKSYPISDQYTAPKGSMVIPTLYPALHDPEVYDDPEEFKPERWVKGGKADLAKKNWLVFGAGTHVCLGRTYVVTSFTGFIGKAVLATDFQHKVTPKSEKIKVFATIFPQDDLYLKFTKRPDPSRLD